From a region of the Coffea arabica cultivar ET-39 chromosome 3e, Coffea Arabica ET-39 HiFi, whole genome shotgun sequence genome:
- the LOC113734034 gene encoding SAC3 family protein B-like isoform X3, giving the protein MSFGGGFGKDSGPAAPRNQTPFGNFPRPPSPAQPFTRSPGEPETFKKINSRPSAFESRRLVTSPSRPSAEFSRPSQSAHTWSNGQKFSYKDYDAPVDESIPTVVPFVPSSTFTPSVPAKGSQFQDTRTTVSPTLVAFDEEILRRSIDVRGSRAGFLPKSQSDLFPQQMQSPHLPLLGNPYAEGAGPPFSEVQLRSALSSNMWGDQSKSSGDLTSLLTQPVISSVSANATYDSRRKSPNKHVDSQVSKRSRSPNFSTSNGGPLEDSSHLQNSRRELQAKAKRLMRFKDELTQPTENDLVSKNQSFSAKRQHPVMMEKRKLNGEDAVNMIQDSYNGHLPSDYEGLDSSGIITGLCLDMCPESERAERERKGDLDQYERLDGDRNQTSILLAVKKYNRTAEREAGMIRPMPILQRTMNYLLNLLNQPYDDMFLGLYNFLWDRMRAIRMDLRMQHIFSLGAIKMLEQMIRLHVIAMHELCEYNKGEGFSEGFDAHLNIEQMNKTSVELFQLYDDHRKKGTNVATEKEFRGYYALLKLDKHPGYKVEPAELSLDLAKMTPDMRQTQDVIFARDVARACRTGNFIAFFKLARKASYLQACLMHAHFAKLRTQALAALHSGLQNNQGIPIDHVSAWLGMEEEDIEDLLEYYGFSIKEFEVPYMVKDGPFLNADSDYPVKCSQLVNKKKSSSIVEDVSYSCLAKSSSPKEARVLELNKVVEHKPIPIQSQSIEIDNTNQAIDEEMLDYASSPKDDIKVTPTPRTSVKRKPYEDQLSPANPSLWDSSVFHSPRSQQDRIGSIQKSKFDTHFRNPLSSDIQVESRASTLHLMPKTVEKANFMLAPSDFVVQNSVAKQPIIEQFGEEQVGVNKEEMTEEVSTVNYDDEVSEAKLKLILRIWKRLSLKKRKLRVQKQLAANAALMSLSLGPPIWHPEIQSRSPGDFNIDQLMSKRLEIREKSWSRLNVSEVVAAELSGKNPDSKCLCWKILLLAEHSSYGENWRKEFSDLAAVPWLVSKLLPPTYDDDYTADLPFSSPNTSIWKKWFPSESGNEEICCLTIIKNAKLENQNEELAGASAIVFLVSELIPWELQRQWLHNVLMALPSGTSLPLLILSGSCRDTLDTSSIIKELRLHDMDQSRISNFSVAYLKSQQMGQVDGFFSDELLREGLQWLASESPSQPVLRCMKTRELVLSHLTSSLEVLDGVDGREVGPNDCISAFNDALDQTLRKVAAAVHANPASWPCPEISLLEESGVEYKAILQYLPSLGWSSAARVELLMRALSDSKLPPFEDHIFWWCTSSSNGNNIENQRSQLENCLIKYLSETSHMMGLPLASKEAGIMLQKFAQLKLDSSAYFIIPNWAMIFQRVFHWRLMDLSNDAISSAYILVQDDISPLTSGLHDRAEGSTSVPYLVRPSLDEMVAIGCDSSTKEMRGFDHGASRPCSAACYSDGHEVPKMTINDNNMEDDRGNFEQIDTSIAKRYHKANDLKNGSGSALAAKATDDADKLSELLDKCNILQSMIQEKLSIYF; this is encoded by the exons ATGTCTTTTGGTGGGGGATTTGGGAAGGACTCAGGTCCTGCTGCACCAAGAAACCAAACCCCATTTGGAAATTTCCCTAGGCCTCCTTCCCCAGCTCAACCCTTTACTAGATCCCCCGG AGAACCTGAAactttcaagaaaattaattcACGCCCTTCGGCTTTTGAAAGCCGACGCTTGGTGACGAGTCCATCTCGACCATCTGCAGAATTTTCAAG ACCCAGTCAATCTGCTCATACGTGGAGCAATGGCCAAAAGTTTTCTTACAAAGACTATGATGCTCCGGTTGATGAAAGCATTCCAACAGTAGTGCCATTTGTTCCTTCAAGTACTTTTACACCAAGTGTTCCTGCTAAAGGTTCTCAATTTCAAGATACCAGGACAACTGTATCACCTACTTTGGTGGCTTTTGATGAAGAGATTTTGAGAAGATCCATAGATGTTAGAGGAAG TCGTGCAGGTTTTCTTCCTAAAAGTCAGAGCGACTTGTTTCCACAGCAAATGCAATCACCTCATCTGCCTTTACTGGGAAACCCCTATGCTGAGGGTGCTGGCCCTCCATTTAGTGAAGTTCAACT CAGGTCTGCTTTGTCTTCCAACATGTGGGGCGACCAGTCAAAGTCGTCGGGGGATTTGACCAGCCTGCTCACTCAACCAGTTATATCTTCTGTCTCTGCAAATGCTACTTATGATTCTAGAAGAAAGTCCCCAAACAAGCATGTGGACTCTCAGGTTTCCAAGCGAAGCAGGTCGCCAAATTTTTCCACCAGTAATGGTGGCCCCTTAGAGGATTCTTCGCACCTTCAAAATTCCCGGAG AGAGTTGCAAGCCAAAGCAAAGCGGTTGATGCGATTCAAGGATGAATTGACACAACCAACGGAAAATGATCTAGTTTCCAAAAATCAAAGCTTTTCTGCGAAAAGACAGCATCCAGTTATGATGGAGAAGCGGAAGTTAAATGGGGAAGATGCAGTTAATATGATACAGGATTCCTATAATGGTCATCTCCCTTCTGATTATGAAGGCCTGGATTCATCTGGAATTATAACTGGATTGTGTCTTGATATGTGCCCAG AGTCAGAGAGAGcagaaagagaaaggaaaggagATCTTGATCAGTATGAACGCTTGGATGGGGATAGAAATCAAACTAGCATATTGCTTGCTGTTAAAAAG TACAACAGGACAGCTGAGAGGGAAGCTGGAATGATACGACCTATGCCAATCTTGCAAAGGACGATGAATTATCTTTTAAATTTGCTGAATCAGCCTTATGATGATATGTTTCTTGGCTTGTACAATTTCTTATGGGATAGGATGCGGGCCATACGTATGGACCTGAGGATGCAGCATATTTTCAGCCTGGGAGCTATTAAGATGCTGGAGCAAATG ATAAGACTTCATGTAATAGCCATGCATGAGTTATGTGAATATAATAAAGGAGAGGGATTTTCTGAAGGATTTGATGCACATCTTAATATAGAACAGATGAACAAAACGTCGGTTGAATTATTCCAATTGTATGACGATCACAGGAAGAAAGGGACAAATGTAGCTACTGAAAAAGAATTCAGAGGTTATTATGCACTTCTCAAGCTTGATAAACATCCAGGATACAAA GTTGAACCTGCAGAGCTTTCTCTTGATCTAGCGAAGATGACACCAGATATGCGGCAAACTCAAGATGTAATATTTGCTCGTGATGTAGCAAG AGCCTGCAGAACAGGCAACTTCATTGCCTTCTTTAAGCTTGCACGGAAAGCTAGCTATCTTCAGGCATGTTTAATGCATGCACATTTTGCAAAG TTACGAACCCAGGCACTCGCTGCTTTACATAGTGGTCTGCAGAACAACCAAGGAATTCCAATAGATCATGTCTCTGCATGGCTTGGCATGGAG GAAGAGGACATAGAAGATCTTCTTGAGTACTATGGGTTCTCTATAAAGGAGTTTGAAGTACCATATATGGTTAAGGATGGTCCATTTCTGAATGCTGACAGTGACTATCCTGTCAAGTGTTCACAACTTGTTAATAAGAAAAAGTCTAGCTCCATTGTTGAGGATGTCTCATATTCTTGTCTAGCCAAATCATCTTCTCCTAAAGAAGCTAGAGTACTCGAGTTGAATAAGGTTGTCGAGCATAAACCGATCCCCATCCAATCTCAGTCTATTGAGATTGACAACACTAACCAGGCAATTGATGAGGAAATGCTTGATTATGCCTCATCACCTAAAGATGACATCAAAGTGACACCTACCCCTAGAACATCAGTCAAAAGGAAACCATACGAGGATCAGTTATCTCCTGCAAACCCTTCTTTGTGGGATTCCTCTGTCTTTCATTCCCCTAGATCACAGCAAGATAGAATTGGAAGTATACAGAAGTCAAAATTTGACACCCACTTCAGAAATCCTCTCAGCAGTGACATACAGGTTGAATCAAGAGCATCAACGTTGCACCTTATGCCTAAGACAGTGGAGAAAGCAAACTTCATGCTAGCACCAAGTGACTTTGTTGTACAAAATTCAGTAGCAAAGCAGCCAATAATAGAACAATTTGGAGAAGAGCAGGTTGGTGTTAACAAAGAAGAAATGACTGAGGAAGTGTCTACAGTAAATTATGATGATGAAGTTTCTGAAGCAAAACTTAAGCTGATTTTGAG GATTTggaagcgcctttctttaaaaaaaagaaaattgcgtGTGCAGAAACAGCTAGCAGCAAATGCTGCTTTGATGTCCTTATCATTGGGGCCTCCTATTTGGCACCCAGAAATA CAATCAAGATCTCCTGGTGATTTTAACATTGACCAGCTTATGAGCAAGAGACTTGAAATTCGAGAAAAGTCGTGGTCAAGGTTGAATGTTTCAGAAGTGGTAGCAGCTGAACTTAGTGGAAAAAATCCAGATAGTAAATGCCTTTGTTGGAAAATTCTTTTACTGGCTGAGCACAGTTCCTATGGTGAAAATTGGAGAAAGGAGTTCTCTGATTTGGCTGCAGTCCCCTGGCTGGTTTCTAAGCTTTTGCCTCCCACATATGATGACGACTATACTGCCGATTTGCCTTTTTCATCTCCCAATACGTCAATATGGAAAAAGTGGTTTCCAAGTGAATCTGGCAACGAGGAGATCTGTTGTTTGACAATAATTAAGAATGCCAAATTAGAGAACCAGAATGAGGAACTTGCTGGTGCAAGTGCAATTGTCTTTCTTGTGTCAGAATTAATCCCCTGGGAGTTGCAAAGACAATGGCTTCATAACGTTCTGATGGCTTTACCTTCTGGTACAAGCTTGCCTCTGTTAATCTTAAGTGGTTCATGCAGGGATACTTTAGACACTTCCTCAATAATCAAAGAGTTGAGGCTTCATGACATGGACCAATCTCGTATCAGTAACTTTTCTGTTGCTTATCTTAAAAGCCAACAAATGGGTCAGGTTGATGGATTTTTTAGTGATGAGCTGTTGAGGGAAGGGTTACAGTGGCTAGCAAGTGAATCACCCTCTCAACCTGTACTTCGCTGCATGAAAACACGTGAATTGGTACTCTCTCACTTGACTTCTTCATTAGAGGTTCTTGATGGCGTGGATGGTCGTGAAGTGGGCCCAAATGACTGTATTTCTGCTTTCAATGATGCCCTGGACCAAACTTTGAGGAAAGTAGCTGCTGCTGTTCATGCAAATCCTGCCTCTTGGCCCTGTCCTGAAATTTCTTTGCTGGAGGAGTCTGGTGTTGAGTACAAAGCAATTTTACAGTATTTGCCAAGCTTAGGGTGGAGCTCAGCTGCAAGAGTAGAACTGCTTATGCGTGCATTAAGTGATTCTAAGCTTCCGCCTTTTGAGGATCATATCTTTTGGTGGTGTACAAGTTCTAGTAACGGTAACAACATTGAGAACCAGAGGTCACAGCTGGAAAATTGCTTAATCAAGTATTTAAGTGAAACAAGTCATATGATGGGATTGCCATTGGCATCAAAGGAGGCAGGCATTATGCTACAAAAGTTTGCTCAACTCAAGCTGGATAGTTCAGCTTATTTTATTATACCAAACTGGGCTATGATTTTCCAGCGTGTGTTTCATTGGCGGTTAATGGATTTGTCCAATGATGCAATTTCTTCAGCATATATCTTGGTCCAAGATGACATTTCCCCGTTAACTTCTGGATTGCATGATAGAGCAGAAGGTAGTACGTCAGTGCCTTACTTGGTCCGTCCTTCTCTTGATGAAATGGTTGCCATTGGCTGTGATTCTTCAACCAAAGAAATGCGCGGTTTTGATCACGGAGCTTCGCGGCCGTGTTCAGCGGCGTGCTATTCAGATGGGCATGAAGTTCCGAAAATGACTATTAATGACAACAACATGGAGGATGATAGAGGGAATTTTGAGCAAATCGACACATCAATTGCGAAACGATATCATAAAGCCAATGATTTGAAGAATGGTAGCGGATCCGCTTTGGCTGCCAAGGCCACAGATGACGCAGACAAATTAAGTGAACTGTTGGACAAGTGCAATATACTGCAGAGCATGATACAAGAGAAGTTATCAATCTACTTCTAG
- the LOC113734034 gene encoding SAC3 family protein B-like isoform X4 gives MSFGGGFGKDSGPAAPRNQTPFGNFPRPPSPAQPFTRSPGEPETFKKINSRPSAFESRRLVTSPSRPSAEFSRPSQSAHTWSNGQKFSYKDYDAPVDESIPTVVPFVPSSTFTPSVPAKGSQFQDTRTTVSPTLVAFDEEILRRSIDVRGSRAGFLPKSQSDLFPQQMQSPHLPLLGNPYAEGAGPPFSEVQLSALSSNMWGDQSKSSGDLTSLLTQPVISSVSANATYDSRRKSPNKHVDSQVSKRSRSPNFSTSNGGPLEDSSHLQNSRRELQAKAKRLMRFKDELTQPTENDLVSKNQSFSAKRQHPVMMEKRKLNGEDAVNMIQDSYNGHLPSDYEGLDSSGIITGLCLDMCPESERAERERKGDLDQYERLDGDRNQTSILLAVKKYNRTAEREAGMIRPMPILQRTMNYLLNLLNQPYDDMFLGLYNFLWDRMRAIRMDLRMQHIFSLGAIKMLEQMIRLHVIAMHELCEYNKGEGFSEGFDAHLNIEQMNKTSVELFQLYDDHRKKGTNVATEKEFRGYYALLKLDKHPGYKVEPAELSLDLAKMTPDMRQTQDVIFARDVARACRTGNFIAFFKLARKASYLQACLMHAHFAKLRTQALAALHSGLQNNQGIPIDHVSAWLGMEEEDIEDLLEYYGFSIKEFEVPYMVKDGPFLNADSDYPVKCSQLVNKKKSSSIVEDVSYSCLAKSSSPKEARVLELNKVVEHKPIPIQSQSIEIDNTNQAIDEEMLDYASSPKDDIKVTPTPRTSVKRKPYEDQLSPANPSLWDSSVFHSPRSQQDRIGSIQKSKFDTHFRNPLSSDIQVESRASTLHLMPKTVEKANFMLAPSDFVVQNSVAKQPIIEQFGEEQVGVNKEEMTEEVSTVNYDDEVSEAKLKLILRIWKRLSLKKRKLRVQKQLAANAALMSLSLGPPIWHPEIQSRSPGDFNIDQLMSKRLEIREKSWSRLNVSEVVAAELSGKNPDSKCLCWKILLLAEHSSYGENWRKEFSDLAAVPWLVSKLLPPTYDDDYTADLPFSSPNTSIWKKWFPSESGNEEICCLTIIKNAKLENQNEELAGASAIVFLVSELIPWELQRQWLHNVLMALPSGTSLPLLILSGSCRDTLDTSSIIKELRLHDMDQSRISNFSVAYLKSQQMGQVDGFFSDELLREGLQWLASESPSQPVLRCMKTRELVLSHLTSSLEVLDGVDGREVGPNDCISAFNDALDQTLRKVAAAVHANPASWPCPEISLLEESGVEYKAILQYLPSLGWSSAARVELLMRALSDSKLPPFEDHIFWWCTSSSNGNNIENQRSQLENCLIKYLSETSHMMGLPLASKEAGIMLQKFAQLKLDSSAYFIIPNWAMIFQRVFHWRLMDLSNDAISSAYILVQDDISPLTSGLHDRAEGSTSVPYLVRPSLDEMVAIGCDSSTKEMRGFDHGASRPCSAACYSDGHEVPKMTINDNNMEDDRGNFEQIDTSIAKRYHKANDLKNGSGSALAAKATDDADKLSELLDKCNILQSMIQEKLSIYF, from the exons ATGTCTTTTGGTGGGGGATTTGGGAAGGACTCAGGTCCTGCTGCACCAAGAAACCAAACCCCATTTGGAAATTTCCCTAGGCCTCCTTCCCCAGCTCAACCCTTTACTAGATCCCCCGG AGAACCTGAAactttcaagaaaattaattcACGCCCTTCGGCTTTTGAAAGCCGACGCTTGGTGACGAGTCCATCTCGACCATCTGCAGAATTTTCAAG ACCCAGTCAATCTGCTCATACGTGGAGCAATGGCCAAAAGTTTTCTTACAAAGACTATGATGCTCCGGTTGATGAAAGCATTCCAACAGTAGTGCCATTTGTTCCTTCAAGTACTTTTACACCAAGTGTTCCTGCTAAAGGTTCTCAATTTCAAGATACCAGGACAACTGTATCACCTACTTTGGTGGCTTTTGATGAAGAGATTTTGAGAAGATCCATAGATGTTAGAGGAAG TCGTGCAGGTTTTCTTCCTAAAAGTCAGAGCGACTTGTTTCCACAGCAAATGCAATCACCTCATCTGCCTTTACTGGGAAACCCCTATGCTGAGGGTGCTGGCCCTCCATTTAGTGAAGTTCAACT GTCTGCTTTGTCTTCCAACATGTGGGGCGACCAGTCAAAGTCGTCGGGGGATTTGACCAGCCTGCTCACTCAACCAGTTATATCTTCTGTCTCTGCAAATGCTACTTATGATTCTAGAAGAAAGTCCCCAAACAAGCATGTGGACTCTCAGGTTTCCAAGCGAAGCAGGTCGCCAAATTTTTCCACCAGTAATGGTGGCCCCTTAGAGGATTCTTCGCACCTTCAAAATTCCCGGAG AGAGTTGCAAGCCAAAGCAAAGCGGTTGATGCGATTCAAGGATGAATTGACACAACCAACGGAAAATGATCTAGTTTCCAAAAATCAAAGCTTTTCTGCGAAAAGACAGCATCCAGTTATGATGGAGAAGCGGAAGTTAAATGGGGAAGATGCAGTTAATATGATACAGGATTCCTATAATGGTCATCTCCCTTCTGATTATGAAGGCCTGGATTCATCTGGAATTATAACTGGATTGTGTCTTGATATGTGCCCAG AGTCAGAGAGAGcagaaagagaaaggaaaggagATCTTGATCAGTATGAACGCTTGGATGGGGATAGAAATCAAACTAGCATATTGCTTGCTGTTAAAAAG TACAACAGGACAGCTGAGAGGGAAGCTGGAATGATACGACCTATGCCAATCTTGCAAAGGACGATGAATTATCTTTTAAATTTGCTGAATCAGCCTTATGATGATATGTTTCTTGGCTTGTACAATTTCTTATGGGATAGGATGCGGGCCATACGTATGGACCTGAGGATGCAGCATATTTTCAGCCTGGGAGCTATTAAGATGCTGGAGCAAATG ATAAGACTTCATGTAATAGCCATGCATGAGTTATGTGAATATAATAAAGGAGAGGGATTTTCTGAAGGATTTGATGCACATCTTAATATAGAACAGATGAACAAAACGTCGGTTGAATTATTCCAATTGTATGACGATCACAGGAAGAAAGGGACAAATGTAGCTACTGAAAAAGAATTCAGAGGTTATTATGCACTTCTCAAGCTTGATAAACATCCAGGATACAAA GTTGAACCTGCAGAGCTTTCTCTTGATCTAGCGAAGATGACACCAGATATGCGGCAAACTCAAGATGTAATATTTGCTCGTGATGTAGCAAG AGCCTGCAGAACAGGCAACTTCATTGCCTTCTTTAAGCTTGCACGGAAAGCTAGCTATCTTCAGGCATGTTTAATGCATGCACATTTTGCAAAG TTACGAACCCAGGCACTCGCTGCTTTACATAGTGGTCTGCAGAACAACCAAGGAATTCCAATAGATCATGTCTCTGCATGGCTTGGCATGGAG GAAGAGGACATAGAAGATCTTCTTGAGTACTATGGGTTCTCTATAAAGGAGTTTGAAGTACCATATATGGTTAAGGATGGTCCATTTCTGAATGCTGACAGTGACTATCCTGTCAAGTGTTCACAACTTGTTAATAAGAAAAAGTCTAGCTCCATTGTTGAGGATGTCTCATATTCTTGTCTAGCCAAATCATCTTCTCCTAAAGAAGCTAGAGTACTCGAGTTGAATAAGGTTGTCGAGCATAAACCGATCCCCATCCAATCTCAGTCTATTGAGATTGACAACACTAACCAGGCAATTGATGAGGAAATGCTTGATTATGCCTCATCACCTAAAGATGACATCAAAGTGACACCTACCCCTAGAACATCAGTCAAAAGGAAACCATACGAGGATCAGTTATCTCCTGCAAACCCTTCTTTGTGGGATTCCTCTGTCTTTCATTCCCCTAGATCACAGCAAGATAGAATTGGAAGTATACAGAAGTCAAAATTTGACACCCACTTCAGAAATCCTCTCAGCAGTGACATACAGGTTGAATCAAGAGCATCAACGTTGCACCTTATGCCTAAGACAGTGGAGAAAGCAAACTTCATGCTAGCACCAAGTGACTTTGTTGTACAAAATTCAGTAGCAAAGCAGCCAATAATAGAACAATTTGGAGAAGAGCAGGTTGGTGTTAACAAAGAAGAAATGACTGAGGAAGTGTCTACAGTAAATTATGATGATGAAGTTTCTGAAGCAAAACTTAAGCTGATTTTGAG GATTTggaagcgcctttctttaaaaaaaagaaaattgcgtGTGCAGAAACAGCTAGCAGCAAATGCTGCTTTGATGTCCTTATCATTGGGGCCTCCTATTTGGCACCCAGAAATA CAATCAAGATCTCCTGGTGATTTTAACATTGACCAGCTTATGAGCAAGAGACTTGAAATTCGAGAAAAGTCGTGGTCAAGGTTGAATGTTTCAGAAGTGGTAGCAGCTGAACTTAGTGGAAAAAATCCAGATAGTAAATGCCTTTGTTGGAAAATTCTTTTACTGGCTGAGCACAGTTCCTATGGTGAAAATTGGAGAAAGGAGTTCTCTGATTTGGCTGCAGTCCCCTGGCTGGTTTCTAAGCTTTTGCCTCCCACATATGATGACGACTATACTGCCGATTTGCCTTTTTCATCTCCCAATACGTCAATATGGAAAAAGTGGTTTCCAAGTGAATCTGGCAACGAGGAGATCTGTTGTTTGACAATAATTAAGAATGCCAAATTAGAGAACCAGAATGAGGAACTTGCTGGTGCAAGTGCAATTGTCTTTCTTGTGTCAGAATTAATCCCCTGGGAGTTGCAAAGACAATGGCTTCATAACGTTCTGATGGCTTTACCTTCTGGTACAAGCTTGCCTCTGTTAATCTTAAGTGGTTCATGCAGGGATACTTTAGACACTTCCTCAATAATCAAAGAGTTGAGGCTTCATGACATGGACCAATCTCGTATCAGTAACTTTTCTGTTGCTTATCTTAAAAGCCAACAAATGGGTCAGGTTGATGGATTTTTTAGTGATGAGCTGTTGAGGGAAGGGTTACAGTGGCTAGCAAGTGAATCACCCTCTCAACCTGTACTTCGCTGCATGAAAACACGTGAATTGGTACTCTCTCACTTGACTTCTTCATTAGAGGTTCTTGATGGCGTGGATGGTCGTGAAGTGGGCCCAAATGACTGTATTTCTGCTTTCAATGATGCCCTGGACCAAACTTTGAGGAAAGTAGCTGCTGCTGTTCATGCAAATCCTGCCTCTTGGCCCTGTCCTGAAATTTCTTTGCTGGAGGAGTCTGGTGTTGAGTACAAAGCAATTTTACAGTATTTGCCAAGCTTAGGGTGGAGCTCAGCTGCAAGAGTAGAACTGCTTATGCGTGCATTAAGTGATTCTAAGCTTCCGCCTTTTGAGGATCATATCTTTTGGTGGTGTACAAGTTCTAGTAACGGTAACAACATTGAGAACCAGAGGTCACAGCTGGAAAATTGCTTAATCAAGTATTTAAGTGAAACAAGTCATATGATGGGATTGCCATTGGCATCAAAGGAGGCAGGCATTATGCTACAAAAGTTTGCTCAACTCAAGCTGGATAGTTCAGCTTATTTTATTATACCAAACTGGGCTATGATTTTCCAGCGTGTGTTTCATTGGCGGTTAATGGATTTGTCCAATGATGCAATTTCTTCAGCATATATCTTGGTCCAAGATGACATTTCCCCGTTAACTTCTGGATTGCATGATAGAGCAGAAGGTAGTACGTCAGTGCCTTACTTGGTCCGTCCTTCTCTTGATGAAATGGTTGCCATTGGCTGTGATTCTTCAACCAAAGAAATGCGCGGTTTTGATCACGGAGCTTCGCGGCCGTGTTCAGCGGCGTGCTATTCAGATGGGCATGAAGTTCCGAAAATGACTATTAATGACAACAACATGGAGGATGATAGAGGGAATTTTGAGCAAATCGACACATCAATTGCGAAACGATATCATAAAGCCAATGATTTGAAGAATGGTAGCGGATCCGCTTTGGCTGCCAAGGCCACAGATGACGCAGACAAATTAAGTGAACTGTTGGACAAGTGCAATATACTGCAGAGCATGATACAAGAGAAGTTATCAATCTACTTCTAG